One genomic segment of Peromyscus leucopus breed LL Stock chromosome 23, UCI_PerLeu_2.1, whole genome shotgun sequence includes these proteins:
- the Muc3a gene encoding mucin-3A, protein MPTTECVPRSGLIITTPHPTTPCAALTYVPLTNSYTTSPKTDKLVTTVTSGRKVTSSATSASTVAVAGDTTTELSPPSSSVSTVHTTQDTLTSSITETTDMITTAPTGVRATLSLTPGATYLSATGPSPVPTKTSLTTVTGNIAPPGTSALTTTGITTTPFPTASNSLKTETSSTHSPGTTSTSTPFASVAKETTTQAGEPSSGMTITNSGEVTRKPMSDSPRDTVSTASSHPTMSPTGKGTVLPSDMMASSVTSRILTSLPSTVLPSKPSDIDSTSRTPAPGMISMSTPPGLGMTSQSAHTPSAHGPDISTTTPAAPSHMPAGTTGLLPMTTSLRPAKTPSSSLSAPSVTLTSETLSPSKGIHTFRSTSLSTSSMGDTVPWGTMTDATSTHKASGTPATHTSFIPSYPTTKNSGTLTNESHPTTSSMVTALPNTEGTGNTAGAPETSIPVTSSLSSSVFSSSAGSSQTDSVSSAPPITHTLHATAESTPAPSTTLRAPTSAEPPPPPSAVTAAGQPPSPTSAATFTGDTTPNPTTDLLVTFSGAPTDAWLSGLSSISPPMSTTVLTSPTSRILSSTSVPSTQPVTPGVIHTTPLSTLTMTTALPATDATSTAVSQANSPSFPGTAVGDFTQDITSPTATTHAPRPDPSATPTWISWPTSEAAGSATTHLVTTAPPASPPSSPSLTTASDTYSTHRAPTAATSSHPDTPGAMETLLSTTLSSSGAGTSTVSATALHSSTGNSGSSAMAATTSTPADPSVSTTHATMTASSLFVNNTEVATPMSTPHTTTPRVPATSPNTGNSQTRSLAVTVPATTTLPTSGADVSSGNTESTPSVPSIPQTLHVTAESAPVPASTTSTETLLTTAPLVPTTDLPTESLSTEITAPAQITSTVTPSDPLTFGTASIYPPVSTQVLASPATTAFSSVSSSRPVTPDGAHTAPLATLETTFPTTKALSTGTSQAAPFSSLTNAVTLLTSGSVSPSSVTDTLASAASVASTWPSLPTSEAVRTSTTPIVTLAAQTSSLITHSSTASTIYSTEGLPTTPTTSGVTDTATPTALASPTVDVSATPVTALYTSPTSNTVPLVTADITTTHEGGAVTSPTHSTLVPSFSSPQNSETMASVPTSQATPSRTATLSVTGNDSSSFATSLPVTSASSSSTSASWTGTIQTAGEPSAPTLPHSPHTTVESTQNLLQHHCDVHHRPFHTTSDVRNGNHGLHQLFICPLDTLTSGRLTTSPSRTTHALPSHTSGVPSSTFVPSTQPVAPGSADTPPSSTLASTLPTPDAASLTSSLVSFPSSPTRPVTESVLHVTSPASSTDTSSADISSTTRPSQLTSETDTTAAAHTVTLAALTPSLTPPITTASESYLTDSMSASSSRPELTPTVSSSPSTHRHTITATALTPSPPGNTEHTVAGGTSTHTASSPLSAVTQNTETPRVSTRHAIATIRTANPSSAGNPASPLATRIPATSASISASSVGTTQTGSVPSAPVTSPTPHTTAESTSTLTTTATLAAPTPTEPPPPASATTGAGQPPSPIPSAATSTGERTVSPATGLPTESLMTDTTVTSPTTSSVATTGPLTFGISVSSSHVTSSVLTSRTSRALSSMSVSGSQPGSPDTVYSTPVSTLVTSLPGTNATWTATAQVTSPSPPATYSASDSSAFVPVTDTSTPTTFLSSTQPSSLISGTAMTPTADLITTVTPTPSRSPTASSNSNMHSTDSVSTTTISSHPTASGNLGALTSMTSSFPSEGIPTIAVTSLSSSSTGNSGMSAVTATTSTYTSSSILPTHTNIIPSSSIIQNTGVSLLSTAHSIAPIVTAAVTATGNTPSGSLGMSTSVSPEISLSKSTSKFASDSGTKTSPVPTSISPTSTNSPISSFQTQSPSPNSGPVLSTSHVPTTSTGWSTLRTLMSTSTLLTTLTSSGEPRTESLPRGSTSPNAAVTAFGTLISLTPTVMMSTPLSFPATSPVQSTTSKSPTFSPSSSTEDRVPSAVTSFPPSSTTRTSPAASSPTTAHTESTPFSYISLPPTTSCPETITIVATSPLTPCVDINPSTDVTSAPSTPFSVIPSTTEMVTFSSSTSQRSFLPTYTDTSSVTPETEPSGVITDAPSSTVTRTTDTGTVLTSTSVSTRDHWLSVTSTISPDMPGSVSVPPTPQPSSSLPTTTASSTVIYPIPSTAKSPETAVTTRSPSSLTSPSSKPTPTTAQVTTAASLTTAPGICENGGTWDQDRCVCVPGFSGDRCQVPDTRCQNGGTWDGIKCLCPSTFYGSLCESPVEQLEIDTVETEVGMEVSVDQEFSQDLKDNTSKAYRDFSNAFQGQMQKIYQTVEGFQGVRILSLRSGSVVVDYLVLLKLPFSPQLQGKYEKVKTLLKEELQRSSQDGDGCQDNQTLCFKPDSVKVNNGTKEEELTPKAICHRTAPAGYEDFYFPLVELNRLRCVTNCTPGVDGTIDCHQGQCFLQKNGPACRCFSTDTYWFSGARCEVAVHWRGLVGGLVGAAALLLLLLVALGVWVARSRGRDKAPPTPGRSWSQDRKRFAIWNEGVPGTFSCAGFLDSPTVSNENLCVDLEKVDTNARVHIQRPEVASSPSS, encoded by the exons ATGCCCACCACCGAGTGCGTACCCCGCTCTGGCCTCATcatcaccaccccccaccccaccaccccctgtGCAGCCCTGACCTATGTGCCCCTGACCAACTCTTACACCACCTCTCCCAAGACTGACAAGCTGGTGACAACCGTCACCTCTGGTAGGAAAGTGACCTCATCCGCGACCTCTGCTTCCACTGTTGCCGTTGCGGGGGACACCACCACAGAATTGTCCccaccttcttcctctgtctcaacCGTACACACAACCCAAGATACCCTGACCTCTTCTATCACAGAAACCACAGACATGATCACCACGGCCCCGACAGGTGTGCGTGCAACACTGTCCCTCACTCCGGGAGCGACTTATCTGTCTGCTACAGGTCCTTCTCCAGTTCCTACAAAAACCTCCTTAACAACAGTAACTGGTAACATTGCCCCACCCGGCACCAGTGCCTTGACCACCACAGGCATCACTACCACACCATTTCCTACTGCAAGTAATTCTCTCAAAACAGAAACTTCCTCCACCCATTCCCCGGGCACCACCAGTACATCAACACCTTTTGCTTCCGTTGCTAAGGAAACAACCACTCAAGCGGGTGAGCCGTCCTCAGGGATGACAATAACGAACTCTGGGGAAGTCACACGTAAACCTATGAGTGACAGTCCCAGAGACACTGTCAGCACAGCATCTTCCCACCCAACCATGTCACCCACCGGCAAGGGGACGGTTTTGCCGTCTGACATGATGGCTTCCTCAGTGACCTCCAGAATTCTAACGTCACTACCAAGTACGGTTCTGCCTTCTAAACCTTCTGATATTGACTCCACCTCTAGAACGCCCGCACCTGGGATGATCTCAATGTCCACTCCCCCAGGTCTTGGGATGACTTCCCAAAGCGCACACACACCATCCGCACATGGTCCAGACATCTCTACCACAACGCCAGCAGCTCCCAGCCACATGCCTGCAGGCACAACAGGTCTCCTGCCCATGACGACGAGTCTCAGGCCAGCAAAAACACCTTCTTCTAGTCTGTCAGCACCAAGTGTGACACTCACGTCTGAAACCCTGTCACCTAGTAAAGGCATCCACACCTTTAGGAGCACAAGTCTTAGCACGTCATCTATGGGTGACACTGTTCCATGGGGCACCATGACGGACGCCACCTCAACCCATAAAGCTTCTGGTACGCCAGCAACACACACCAGTTTCATCCCATCGTACCCCACCACGAAGAACAGTGGTACACTTACTAACGAATCTCATCCCACAACTTCCAGTATGGTGACTGCCCTTCCAAATACTGAAGGTACCGGAAATACCGCAGGTGCCCCAGAGACAAGTATTCCAGTCACATCTTCACTGTCCTCCTCCGTATTCTCCAGCAGTGCTGGGTCCTCACAGACGGACAGTGTGTCATCAGCTCCACCCATCACCCATACGCTCCACGCGACAGCAGAGTCcaccccagcacccagcaccacaCTCAGGGCCCCCACATCTgcagagcctcctcctcctccctcagcagtGACTGCAGCAggccagcccccctcccccacctctgccgCCACATTCACGGGAGACACCACACCGAATCCCACCACAGACCTCCTGGTCACTTTTTCGGGTGCCCCCACAGATGCGTGgctctctgggctgtccagcatCTCCCCTCCCATGAGCACCACTGTGCTGACGTCACCCACAAGCAGGATTCTTTCCTCTACATCTGTCCCAAGCACGCAGCCTGTCACCCCTGGCGTGATACACACCACCCCTTTATCGACCTTGACGATGACGACAGCGCTTCCGGCTACCGATGCCACATCTACAGCGGTGTCTCAGGCCAACTCTCCCAGCTTTCCAGGTACCGCTGTTGGAGACTTCACACAAGATATCACCTCTCCTACAGCCACCACACATGCGCCGAGGCCTGACCCCTCCGCCACGCCCACCTGGATCTCTTGGCCCACCTCAGAAGCAGCCGGATCTGCTACCACACACTTGGTCACCACAGCTCCCCCGGCGTCTCCTCCCAGCAGCCCTAGCCTCACCACAGCCTCCGACACTTACTCCACTCACAGAGCACCCACAGCCGCGACCTCCTCACATCCCGACACCCCTGGTGCCATGGAGACGCTCCTGTCTACAACGCTGTCTTCTTCTGGTGCAGGCACCTCCACAGTTTCAGCCACAGCTCTCCACTCCTCTACAGGCAACAGTGGTTCCTCCGCTATGgcagccaccacctccacccctgcaGATCCCAGTGTGTCCACCACCCACGCCACCATGACCGCATCTTCCCTTTTCGTCAATAACACAGAGGTAGCAACGCCGATGAGtacaccccacaccaccaccccacgTGTGCCAGCCACTTCTCCAAACACGGGAAACTCCCAAACCCGGTCCCTTGCTGTCACTGTTCCTGCCACAACTACGCTCCCCACCTCGGGGGCTGATGTCAGTTCTGGGAACACGGAAAGTACACCTTCAGTGCCGAGCATCCCTCAGACACTCCACGTGACAGCTGAGTCCGCCCCAGTACCCGCCAGCACCACATCTACAGAAACCCTGTTAACTACCGCCCCCCTGGTTCCTACCACAGACCTTCCCACAGAATCTCTCAGCACAGAAATCACAGCCCCTGCCCAGATCACGTCGACAGTCACACCCTCAGATCCACTGACTTTTGGGACGGCAAGCATCTATCCACCGGTGAGCACCCAAGTGCTGGCTTCCCCCGCCACGACTGCTTTCTCCTCTGTGTCAAGCTCGCGGCCAGTCACCCCTGACGGCGCACACACGGCCCCCTTAGCCACCCTGGAGACCACGTTCCCAACTACCAAAGCCTTGTCTACAGGTACCTCTCAGGCCGCCCCCTTCAGTTCTCTCACCAATGCCGTGACATTGTTGACATCAGGGAGCGTCTCTCCTTCCTCCGTCACAGACACACTGGCCTCCGCCGCGTCTGTCGCTTCCACCTGGCCTTCCTTACCCACCTCAGAAGCAGTCAGGACTTCTACCACACCCATAGTCACCCTGGCTGCCCAGACCTCATCTCTCATCACTCACAGCTCCACAGCCTCCACCATCTACTCCACAGAGGGGCTCCCCACAACGCCTACCACTTCTGGTGTGACGGACACAGCCACACCCACAGCCCTGGCTTCCCCCACTGTGGACGTCTCTGCCACACCAGTTACAGCTCTCTACACCTCTCCTACGAGCAACACTGTCCCGCTGGTCACAGCAGACATCACCACAACCCACGAAGGTGGTGCTGTTACGTCACCAACCCACTCCACTCTCGTCCCatctttctccagcccccagaactcAGAAACAATGGCATCTGTCCCTACGAGTCAGGCCACGCCCAGCAGGACAGCTACCCTCTCAGTCACCGGCAACGACTCAAGTTCCTTTGCCACAAGCCTTCCAGTCACATCTGCTTCTTCCTCGTCCACCTCTGCCAGCTGGACTGGGACCATCCAGACAGCGGGTGAACCCTCAGCTCCAACCTTGCCCCATTCTCCCCACACAACTGTTGAATCCACCCAG AACCTTCTTCAGCACCATTGTGACGTCCACCACAGACCTTTCCACACCACCTCCGATGTCAGAAATGGCAACCACGGCCTCCACCAGCTCTTCATTTGCCCCTTAGATACCTTGACTTCTGGGAGGCTCACTACCTCTCCTTCACGGACCACCCATGCGTTGCCTTCACACACAAGTGGGGTCCCGTCCTCAACATTTGTCCCAAGCACACAGCCTGTCGCTCCTGGCAGCGCAGACACTCCCCCATCATCTACTTTGGCGTCAACACTGCCAACTCCCGATGCCGCATCTCTAACCTCATCTCTAGTCTCTTTCCCCAGCTCTCCAACTAGGCCAGTTACAGAGTCCGTGCTCCATGTcacatctcctgcctccagcacAGACACGTCTTCCGCTGACATCTCCTCGACCACCAGGCCCTCTCAGCTCACTTCTGAAACAGACACGACAGCTGCCGCACACACGGTGACCTTGGCTGCTCTGACCCCCTCCCTCACACCTCCCATCACCACAGCCTCAGAGAGCTACTTGACCGACAGTATGTCTGCCTCCTCCTCACGTCCCGAGCTCACACCCACAGTCTCCTCCTCACCTAGCACACACCGCCACACCATCACAGCCACGgccctcaccccctcacccccggGAAACACTGAGCACACTGTGGCGGGAGGCACCTCTACCCACACCGCTTCCAGCCCTCTTTCCGCCGTCACCCAGAACACAGAAACGCCACGTGTCAGCACACGCCACGCCATTGCCACCATCAGGACCGCTAACCCCTCAAGTGCAGGAAACCCCGCCAGTCCACTTGCCACGAGGATTCCAGCGACATCTGCATCCATCTCTGCCAGCAGTGTGGGCACCACACAGACGGGCAGTGTGCCGTCAGCTCCAGTCACCAGCCCCACGCCCCACACGACGGCTGAGTCCACCTCGACACTCACTACCACCGCCACACTCGCGGCCCCCACACCGACAGAGCCACCCCCTCCTGCTTCCGCCACGACTGGAGCAgggcagcccccctcccccatcccctctgctgCCACGTCCACGGGAGAGAGGACAGTGAGTCCTGCCACGGGCCTGCCTACGGAATCGCTCATGACAGACACGACCGTGACTTCCCCAACCACGTCTTCGGTCGCTACCACGGGCCCACTCACATTTGGGATATCCGTGAGCTCTTCTCACGTGACCTCCAGTGTGTTGACCTCACGCACCAGCAGGGCCCTATCCTCTATGTCTGTCTCAGGTTCACAACCAGGTTCCCCTGACACAGTGTACAGCACCCCAGTGTCTACCTTGGTGACCTCACTTCCAGGCACTAACGCAACATGGACAGCTACAGCCCAGGTCACCTCCCCTAGTCCTCCCGCCACATACTCTGCGTCAGACAGCTCCGCTTTTGTCCCTGTCACCGACACATCGACCCCCACCACCTTCCTGTCATCAACCCAGCCATCTTCACTCATCTCAGGCACAGCTATGACTCCCACCGCAGACTTGATCACCACAGTCACCCCGACTCCCTCTAGGAGCCCCACGGCTTCTTCCAACTCAAACATGCACTCCACTGACAGTGTGTCTACAACTACCATCTCCTCACATCCTACAGCTTCTGGTAACCTGGGGGCCCTGACATCTATGACCTCCTCTTTTCCTAGCGAAGGAATCCCTACCATTGCCGTTACAAGTCTCTCCTCCTCATCTACAGGCAACAGTGGTATGTCTGCTGTGACAGCTACCACCTCAACCTATACAAGTTCTAGTATACTACCAACCCACACCAATATCATCCCGTCCTCCTCCATCATCCAGAACACAGGGGTTTCACTTCTCAGCACAGCCCACTCCATTGCCCCTATCGTGACAGCTGCCGTCACAGCTACTGGGAACACCCCATCAGGTTCCCTTGGGATGAGTACCTCAGTTTCACCTGAAATCTCACTGTCAAAGTCAACTTCTAAATTTGCCTCTGACTCGGGAACCAAAACGTCTCCTGTTCCTACCAGTATTTCTCCTACAAGTACCAATTCCCCGATCTCTTCTTTTCAAACTCAAAGTCCATCACCAAACTCCGGTCCTGTCTTGTCAACGTCCCATGTGCCCACGACAAGCACCGGCTGGTCCACTCTTAGGACTCTCATGTCCACCTCCACTTTGCTAACTACACTTACTTCCTCAGGTGAGCCCAGAACAGAATCTCTCCCCAGGGGAAGTACTTCTCCAAATGCAGCGGTCACTGCTTTTGGTACCTTGATCTCTTTGACACCCACAGTAATGATGTCgactcctctgtctttccctgcTACTAGTCCAGTGCAAAGTACGACTAGTAAATCTCCTACGTTCTCCCCTAGTTCCAGTACAGAAGACAGAGTCCCCTCTGCAGTgacatccttccctccttcttcaaCTACCAGAACTTCTCCAGCCGCCTCATCACCGACCACAGCTCACACCGAGTCAACCCCCTTCTCTTacatctctcttcctcccaccacATCCTGTCCAGAAACCATCACAATAGTCGCTACCTCTCCACTGACGCCATGTGTTGacatcaatcccagcactgacgtGACATCTGCTCCCTCTACCCCATTCTCAGTCATTCCCTCTACCACGGAAATGGTCACCTTTTCCAGTTCTACCAGCCAAAGATCATTTCTCCCGACGTATACGGACACTTCTTCCGTGACTCCGGAAACGGAGCCCTCGGGCGTCATCACTGATGCTCCTAGCTCGACGGTCACGAGgaccacagacacaggcacagttCTGACCAGCACCTCAGTGTCCACTAGGGACCACTGGTTGAGCGTCACCTCCACCATCAGCCCGGATATGCCCGGCTCTGTCAGTGTTCCTCCAACCCCACAACCAAGCAGCAGCCTTCCAACTACCACAGCTTCAAGCACGGTGATCTACCCCATTCCATCTACCGCAAAGAGCCCAGAGACAGCAGTGACCACGAGGTCTCCTTCCTCCCTTACATCACCATCGTCAAAACCAACTCCAACCACTGCTCAGGTGACTACAGCGGCAAGCTTGACCACCGCCCCAG GCATTTGTGAAAATGGCGGCACCTGGGACCAGGACCGGTGCGTTTGtgttcctggtttctctggagacCGCTGTCAAGTTCCGGACACCAGATGCCAGAACGGGGGCACGTGGGATGGCATCAAGTGTCTCTGCCCCAGTACCTTCTATGGGTCTCTCTGTGAGTCTCCAGTGGAGCAGTTAGAAATAG ACACAGTGGAGACCGAAGTGGGCATGGAGGTATCCGTGGACCAGGAATTCTCTCAAGACCTCAAAGACAACACTTCCAAGGCCTACAGAGATTTCAGCAACGCCTTCCAGGGCCAG ATGCAGAAGATTTACCAGACTGTCGAAGGGTTCCAGGGTGTGCGGATCCTGTCCCTGAG GAGCGGCAGTGTCGTGGTAGACTACCTGGTCCTGCTGAAGCTGCCCTTCAGTCCCCAGCTGCAGGGCAAGTACGAGAAGGTGAAGACGTTGCTGAAGGAGGAGCTCCAGAGATCCAGCCAAGATGGTGACGGTTGTCAGGACAACCAGA CCCTGTGTTTTAAGCCCGACTCCGTCAAGGTGAACAATGGCACCAAGGAAGAAGAGCTGACCCCCAAAG CCATCTGTCACCGAACTGCCCCCGCGGGCTATGAGGACTTCTACTTCCCCTTGGTGGAGCTGAACAGGCTCCGCTGCGTCACCAACTGCACACCTGGAGTGGATGGCACCATCGACTGCCACCAGGGACAGTGTTTTCTGCAGAAGAACGGCCCAGCCTGTCG CTGCTTCTCCACAGACACCTACTGGTTCTCGGGCGCCCGCTGCGAGGTGGCGGTTCACTGGAGGGGGCTGGTTGGGGGGCTGGTGGGCGCCGccgctctgctgctgctgttgctggtgGCCCTCGGTGTCTGGGTGGCACGCTCCCGGGGCAGGGACAAGGCGCCCCCGACCCCGGGCAG GTCCTGGAGCCAGGACAGGAAGCGGTTTGCCATCTGGAATGAGGGCGTCCCGGGGACTTTTTCCTGCGCGGGCTTCCTGGATTCCCCGACGG TTAGTAACGAAAACCTGTGTGTTGACTTGGAGAAGGTGGACACCAACGCAAGG GTTCACATCCAAAGACCGGAGGTGGCCTCCTCGCCGTCGTCCTGA